A region from the Aerosakkonema funiforme FACHB-1375 genome encodes:
- a CDS encoding TIGR04283 family arsenosugar biosynthesis glycosyltransferase: MSKVSIIIPTLNEAASLGSTLRCLNALSPNAWEILVVDGGSEDETVEIAKAANVRLLTCDKRGRAIQMNCGAKAATGDIVCFLHADTRVPDDLITVIAATLADKKIACGGFISIMVGQNITRWWISLHNYLKTYYAPLLFKPHLFFRGLRLLFGDQVMFCRRNDFWECGGFDENLPIMEEGDLCLKLVQKGQIRLVNRIVQSSDRRVARWGALKATAIYLYIGFLWGFGASATYLKQFYEEIR, from the coding sequence ATGTCAAAAGTTTCCATCATTATTCCTACACTCAATGAAGCAGCCTCTTTGGGTAGCACCTTGCGTTGCTTGAATGCCCTTTCGCCGAATGCTTGGGAAATACTCGTTGTCGATGGTGGCAGCGAAGATGAAACTGTTGAAATTGCCAAAGCAGCTAATGTCCGCCTTCTTACTTGTGACAAACGCGGACGCGCAATTCAGATGAATTGCGGAGCCAAAGCTGCAACGGGAGATATCGTTTGCTTTTTACACGCAGATACCAGAGTACCCGACGATTTGATAACAGTTATTGCGGCAACTTTAGCAGACAAAAAAATTGCCTGTGGCGGATTTATTTCCATAATGGTAGGTCAAAATATAACCAGATGGTGGATATCTCTACATAATTATCTCAAAACTTACTACGCTCCCCTGCTGTTCAAGCCGCACCTATTTTTTAGGGGATTGCGACTTTTATTTGGCGATCAAGTCATGTTTTGCCGCCGGAATGACTTTTGGGAATGTGGCGGCTTTGACGAAAATCTTCCCATTATGGAAGAGGGAGATTTGTGCCTCAAGCTGGTGCAGAAGGGTCAAATTCGCTTGGTAAATCGCATCGTGCAAAGTTCCGATCGCCGCGTAGCGCGTTGGGGCGCTCTCAAAGCTACTGCCATATACCTTTATATTGGCTTTTTGTGGGGTTTTGGTGCTTCGGCAACATATTTGAAACAGTTTTATGAGGAAATTCGTTAA
- a CDS encoding rhodanese-like domain-containing protein — MMDYICSKMFLLGRSLVFKLLKFAIGYKKPHVCWLTTKELANWLENSAQTQPIIIDARSEAEYAVSHLKNARRIDAIAPNLALLPDISSDTPIVVYCSVGYRSANIAQQLQQTGFDRVYNLQGSIFQWANEGRPIFKDDRPTQFVHPYNAIWGKLLKSQYRYKKAEGQRSPGAEEDS, encoded by the coding sequence ATGATGGACTATATTTGCAGTAAAATGTTTCTGCTTGGGCGATCGCTTGTTTTTAAACTGCTTAAATTTGCGATCGGCTACAAAAAACCCCATGTTTGCTGGTTAACTACCAAAGAATTGGCGAATTGGCTGGAAAATAGCGCCCAAACGCAGCCAATTATCATTGATGCTCGCAGCGAGGCGGAATACGCCGTCAGTCATCTCAAAAATGCTCGCCGAATAGATGCGATCGCACCCAATTTAGCCTTACTTCCAGACATTTCCAGCGATACCCCCATTGTCGTATACTGTTCTGTCGGTTATCGCAGCGCAAATATTGCCCAGCAACTTCAACAAACCGGATTCGATCGCGTTTATAATTTGCAAGGTAGTATCTTTCAATGGGCAAATGAAGGACGACCAATTTTTAAAGACGATCGTCCTACACAGTTCGTACATCCCTATAATGCTATTTGGGGAAAACTACTAAAATCCCAATACCGCTACAAAAAAGCAGAGGGGCAGAGGAGCCCAGGGGCAGAGGAGGATTCTTAA
- a CDS encoding DUF547 domain-containing protein: protein MIDFAPWDALLRQYVDTQGRVDYQAWKREKPQALAEWLASLDPQNIKFDDNQNVELALWINLYNALTISTILERYPIDSILPKILGIPNWLAFLWFFYRPAYRFSGRRYSLSQIEHKMLRKKFQDPRIHFAIVCASIGCPLLRNNAYWPETVQQQLDEDARRFINNPDKVRYDSQTSTLYCSKIFKWYRQDFLKLARSVQEYIRSYLETDVPLTDATSISYLYYDWNLNQMEKRG from the coding sequence ATGATTGACTTTGCCCCTTGGGATGCACTACTGCGCCAGTATGTGGATACACAAGGTCGTGTAGACTATCAAGCTTGGAAAAGGGAAAAACCCCAAGCTCTTGCGGAGTGGTTAGCGAGTTTAGATCCACAAAACATTAAATTCGATGACAACCAAAATGTAGAATTAGCATTATGGATAAACCTCTACAATGCCTTGACAATTTCTACGATTTTGGAACGTTATCCGATAGATTCTATTCTGCCTAAGATTCTCGGTATACCCAACTGGCTTGCTTTCTTGTGGTTTTTCTATCGCCCAGCTTATCGCTTTTCAGGTCGGCGCTACAGCCTCTCTCAAATCGAGCATAAGATGCTGCGGAAAAAGTTTCAAGATCCGCGCATTCATTTTGCGATCGTCTGCGCTTCCATTGGCTGCCCTTTGTTGCGAAATAATGCTTATTGGCCGGAAACAGTACAACAGCAGTTAGATGAAGATGCTCGTCGGTTTATTAATAATCCCGATAAAGTTCGTTACGACTCCCAAACATCAACTCTTTACTGTAGCAAAATTTTTAAGTGGTATCGCCAAGATTTTCTCAAACTTGCTCGATCGGTGCAAGAGTATATTCGTTCTTACCTCGAAACCGATGTTCCTCTGACAGATGCGACATCCATAAGTTATCTCTACTATGATTGGAACCTGAATCAAATGGAAAAAAGGGGTTAG
- a CDS encoding ArsR/SmtB family transcription factor encodes MASNSLKKRSQSAPPSQQRQMSKLSPDALAYVADFFKVLSEVSRLQIVCCLKTGPKNVTQIIEETGLGQANVSKHLKLLAQGGIVTRTQVGVSVYYEISNPFLFELCDLVCGSLLAQIEKKNQHIEELKFF; translated from the coding sequence ATGGCTAGCAATTCCTTGAAAAAGCGATCGCAATCCGCACCCCCCTCGCAACAACGCCAAATGTCAAAACTATCCCCAGATGCTTTAGCCTACGTAGCAGACTTTTTCAAGGTGTTATCAGAAGTCAGTCGATTGCAAATTGTCTGCTGTCTCAAAACTGGGCCAAAAAACGTTACGCAAATTATCGAAGAAACCGGCTTAGGGCAAGCTAATGTCTCCAAGCATTTGAAGCTGTTAGCTCAAGGGGGGATAGTGACTCGCACGCAGGTGGGAGTCAGCGTCTACTATGAAATTTCTAATCCCTTCCTGTTTGAACTGTGCGATTTGGTGTGTGGCTCCTTGTTGGCACAAATTGAGAAAAAAAATCAGCACATAGAAGAACTCAAATTTTTCTAA